The segment AGATACAGCGATGGCTATTATTGCAGTGGAACCAAAGGTCACGGAAGCTGGGTTGAAAGAAGACGagtgaggagaagaaaaacaaattagaaaGACCGATATCACCGTAAATTGCTGGCGgtgtgtattttctttcatGAAAAGCAGAAATGAGAAGGCGTCTCACGTGGCATGACTGCAAGAGTGATGTTGCACTTAGCAGAGTGGATCTTGTTGCTCGAGGTGCAGGTGAAGTATCCAGACGTGTCTTTGGTGATATCGTACATTGACAGGATACCACCCTCTGCAAGACAAACGCATCAGTTACATGTACTGTGCACATCAGGATTTTATTGCTTCCTATGGGATAGAAAACCAGTTCGACAATGCTGCAAAGTGAATATCCTGGTTGGGGGTGCATTCTTTCAATACTTTTACACCCTTTATTTAGTGTTTATTGAGGTACTTTGACTCCACTGTCCCACCTGTAATATTGTAAAGGATGCTAAACAAAGATCTGCATGTTCATATTTACTTATGTAAAAAAGCCAATTTGGtagtatacattttttttaaaccatcagCCTCTGAACTCTGCTACTCGAGTCCTCACTAACACCAAGAGAGTGGATCACATCACTCCATTTCTAAAATCTTCACACTGGCTTCCTGTCTGTCAAAATCCTGCTCTTGGTTTTATTAAGGCCAAAACACACTTCTGATCTGCTGCTACGTTATGAACCATCCAGACCCCTCAGCTCGTCTGGAACAGGTCTGCTTTCTGGAGAAGCAGCGTCCTGTTTGCAACggcttttattaaatcaaataatacaaatatttctgACTGTTAGtttccttctttattttttactttattcattatttaatgctgtatttaactctttaatttaatttttaaggcttattttcttaatttgcttCTAAAATTTGTCATGATGCTATTTGCATTTTATGTACTTTGAATTGCCTCGTTGATGTtatgtgctatacaaataaacttgCCTTTCCTAGTATAGATCGTTCTTTGCACTAACAATGTAGACCTTGATTTTGCTGTAAATCTTGTTACAGCCTCTAAAAATTTTTTTCCATGTCTTTACTGCCACTAAATCTCTGAAAGATTTGAACAGTGTCTGAAATGAAAGTCTTATGAGCAGACGACATTGATACTTACTATCCGTGGTTCTGGGGTGCGGGGCAGCACGTGGCATGCTGCGTACGTCCGTACTCTCCCACTTGTACGTGGGCGCTGGGGAGCCCTCCGCGGACAAACAGGTCAGGTTGATGTTCTGGCCGTACTCTGCCTTTCCCTGGAGCTTACAGATGGGTGTTGACGGGGCCACTAGACAAATTAAGTGAAAAATGAAGTGTGATTTGTCCATAAAATTAACAACAACTTCTTTAGTAGCACACAGTATATGGGTAGTAAAATAAGATAGCCACCCATTGGGGATAGGAGGATCTTTGAGGGTCATACAGGGACTTAAGCCAATCGCAGCTCCCACTTGGCGATATGTGGAGTACACATTGGATAGGTTGCCAGTCTGCACCTGGTATTAACAACAATCTCGTTGTTAATACCACAAAGTGTATGAACACAAATTTATCCTGAGCCACATTTGATGAACAAACTACTCAACTGACGTCCTCCGACCTGCTCAGGTGTCACAGTGAATCTAAAGTAGTTTTACTCTTCTCTGTGATGATACAGCACAatattaggggagagcggggtaatgtgggacatttttttaatttgctcccctctaggcgagctaaactgatatatcagtaaaatttacacatttcccattaattcaggatgttttctagcaatggaaatgatcagaatgtcttcaggacaaagggcagtgaaaatatgattgttttttaataagtggtcttgtgtcccactttaccccggctatgGGGtaaactctccatctctgtgaggggtgtttggccccaggttgtcttcctggtgtatagtttcttggcatgatggcttttctacaatgtttatgacattaaaaataaaacatatataatgtaatataacactaaaatatatttaagactaaacttaacttgtgcttcatggtggggtaaagtgagacactgtcccactttaccccacagcatttgtcccactttaccccgaagccacaattttagaaaaacaacatattttatcAATTcgggctaatcttcagctagcatcgatcacatggttttatatgttggaagttcatcaacatttatgatataattttttatacctgaatcaatttgttttgacacaacagttggttaagttcaaagcaagaaaatttacttttacatgcaaaaaacacatttttgtgaaaaaacatactttccacagcacctgcaccaacttctccttcatggcaaggggggaatgggaggggcttttaaacataatagtcatatgaccacaaatgtgttccgttgcctggATACAGGGGGtatttcacatcacccgatgtcctgatgtcccacattaccccgctctggagccgcattcggctccagagccgcgggtggcagacccctgtgtggaaccgaattgtttggtgtattggacgtttttgtgtctgctgtggcagcagtgtccatcacttttagctgtcctctggaaacacttccgttgtcgtttcttctctatttgcagcgcgtttcactTTTTttagcgcgtttgtctatttgcagtgcgtgtgtctatttgctgcgcgttctGTAAtgtggtgtgttgtgttgtgaacttgatgaaaatgttttcatactttgcttgtgttttgtcatcttgcatgtgttttcttaagtttctGTTCCTTGAGCTCTCAGGGCAACCGTAgttttgactgttttctgtgCACTTAGCTGATACAACATCaatgtcttcctcctcctgtattttttttcctcaatgcTCAACAACAACAGTAAAGGAAAATTTCACAAAACTCTCCCGTGCACGGTTAAATTTGACAAACATCCCATAATGTTTGAACATGATTTTCTGTGTTCACATTTCTGAATCtctgttttttgccttttaccGATGATTCTCTGAATGTGTCCAATATTGTTCGGTTGTAGACTTATCCaagtatgttttaaatattttatattttctttggaCAACGGGGAAGAACACAACTTTGTTGCTGAACTTCAAGTCCAGTGTTCACTACGACCGGACCTTTCTCACGAACCTTTTTCCAACTCTGACTTGACTCTGTATGTAGATGGGTCCACATCACGTGACCTTGTCTCTGATATTAACTGTGttggtttttctgtttgattaaaTAACGATGTTCTCCTCTCGAGTTATCTTCCTCATCACCTCTCAGCCCAGACACCACGGAAGGATGCAACTTGCTACTGGTAAACATATACCACTTCCTCTGTCACAAACAACAGCCTACCACACTCCCATctgacatgtctgtgtgtttttcgaCTACAAAAAGTACTTTTGAATGTACCAGCATCTGTGGAGGAAACTGCCCTTAGCAACCTGTGGTCAAAAACCAGTCAGAAGTTAAACCTGCTAATCCTCAAAAGTTTTGGTTTAAATGTTGAATCGGCCCCAACAGTCTGTAatggggtcaattcttaataaagtttaatagcTTTAGCTGTGTTATTTTCCCAGTTATGCTGATGTtctaatttacctgacaggacggcgaTGCTTATAGGATGCGGGGAGTCGGCAAAGGTATCAGCGTCACCATAAATGCACGCTGTAATCTCCTCTTATCAGCGTGTACCCAGAAACTAATGGGAATAATACTTTACTTGTCGTCAAGACAATAAGGCCAGCGTGGGTCACTGCTTTATTTTACCGAATTGAAGGGCAGCCTTCAGGCAGAATATTggtcactgttttttcccacatttagatttcatttagattatttgacCTTGTTTAGATTTAGAGTCTTTCTGATTAATTGGTTTGATTtctggtttctttgttttatttaattttgttctttgttCTATGGGCAATGTGCAATTTGGTTGACGGGTACTGTGCAATCCGGGTTTAATGATACAGATACAGCGATGGCTATTATTGCAGTGGAACCAAAGGTCACGGAAGCTGCAGGGTTGAAAGAAGACGagtgaggagaagaaaaacaaattagaaaGACCGATATCACCGTAAATTGCTGACGgtgtgtattttctttcatGAAAAGCAGAGATGAGAAGGCGTCTCACGTGACATGACTGCAAGAGTGATGTTGCACTTAGCAGAGTGGATCTTGTTGCTCGAGGTGCAGGTGAAGTATCCAGACGTGTCTTTGGTGATATCGTACATTGACAGGATACCACCCTCTGCAAGACAAACGCATCAGTTACATGTACTGTGCACATCAGGATTTTATTGCTTCCTATGGGATAGAAAACCAGTTCGACAATGCTGCAAAGTGAATATCCTGGTTGGGGGTGCATTCTTTCAATACTTTTACACCCTTTATTTAGTGTTTATTGAGGTACTTTGACTCCACTGTCCCACCTGTAATATTGTAAAGGATGCTAAACAAAGATCTGCATGTTCATATTTACTTATGTAAAAAAGCCAATTTGGtagtatacattttttttaaaccatcagCCTCTGAACTCTGCTACTCGAGTCCTCACTAACACCAAGAAAGTGGATCACATCACTCCATTTCTAAAATCTTCACACTGGCTTCCTGTCTGTCAAAATCCTGCTCTTGGTTTTATTAAGGCCAAAACACACTTCTGATCTGCTGCTACGTTATGAACCATCCAGACCCCTCAGCTCGTCTGGAACAGGTCTGCTTTCTGGAGAAGCAGCGTCCTGTTTGCAACggcttttattaaatcaaataataaaaatatttctgACTGTTAGtttcattctttattttttactttactcattatttaatgctgtatttaactctttaatttaatttttaaggcttattttcttaatttgcttCTAAAATTTGTCATGATGCTATTTGCATTTTATGTACTTTGAATTGCCTCGTTGATGTtatgtgctatacaaataaacttgCCTTGCCTAGTATAGATCGTTCTTTGCACTAACAATGTAGACCTTGATTTTGCTGTAAATCTTGTTACAGCCTctaaacatttttttccatgTCTTTACTGCCACTAAATCTCTGAAAGATTTGAACAGTGTCTGAAATGAAAGTCTTATGAGCAGACGACATTGATACTTACTATCCGTGGTTCTGGGGTGCGGGGCAGCACGTGGCATGCTGCGTACGTCCGTACTCTCCCACTTGTACGTGGGCGCTGGGGAGCCCTCCGCGGACAAACAGGTCAGGTTGATGTTCTGGCCGTACTCTGCCTTTCCCTGGAGCTTACAGACGGGTGTTGACGGGGCCACTAGACAAATTAAGTGAAAAATGAAGTGTGAATTGTCCATAAAATTAACAACAACTTCTTAAGTAGCACACAGTATATGGGTAGTAAAATAAGATAGCCACCCTTTGGGGATAGGAGGATCTATGAGGGTCATACAGGGACTGAAGCCTATCGCAGCTCCCACTTGGCGATATGTAGAGTACACATTGGATAGGTTGCCAGTCTGCACCTGGTATTAACAACAATCTCGTTGTTAATACCACAAAGTGTATGAACACAAATTTATCCTGAGCCACATTTGATGAACAAACTACTCAACTGACGTCCTCCGACCTGCTCAGGTGTCACAGTGAATCTAAAGTAGTTTTACTCTTCTCTGTGATGATACAGCACAatattaggggagagcggggtaatgtgggacattttttacatttgctcccctctaggcgagctaaactgatatatcagtaaaatttacacatttcccattaattcaggatgttttctagcaatggaaatgatcagaatgtcttcaggagaaagggcagtgaaaatatgattgttttttaataagtggtcttgtgtcccactttaccccggctacggggtaaactctccatctctgtgaggggtgtttggccccaggttgtcttcctggtgtatagtttcttggtatgatggcttttctacaatgtttatgacattaaaaataaaacatatataatgtaatacaacactaaaatatatttaagactaaacttaacttgtgcttcatggtggggtaaagtgagacactgtcccactttaccccacagcatttgtcccactttaccccgaagccacaattttagaaaaacaacatattttatctattcaggctaatcttcagctagcatcgatcacatggttttatatgttggaagttcatcaacatttatgatataattttttatacctgaatcaatttgttttgacacaacagttgattaagttcaaagcaagaaaatttacttttacatgcaaaaaacacatttttgtgaaaaaacatactttccacagcacctgcaccaacttctccttcatggcaagggagggatgggaggggcttttaaacataatagtcatatgaccacaaatgtgttccgttgcctagatacagggggtgtttcacatcacccgatgtcccacattaccccgctctcccctaccacaGAGCAGgtgaagtgagatctgatcacgaGTGGAGACACATTATGGAAGCAGCTTCAATGCCCCGTGAGGACACATACACTCAatgctgtccacttgtgatgggATCTCTCATGTCCggtgttaataccaggtctgaacggggTCATAGAGACGCACAACCTTTGTACCAACCAGCATGTCTCTGGAATGGACAGAGCAAACTCCACCTAGGATGCCGTGACATTATTTACAATACAGTGCGGGTTGTAATGAAACAAAGATGAAAAAATGATAAATTGTTCACATgggatgtgttttcttttcttttcacttcaCTGCAGCAAACAAGCAAACGCATCTCTTTGAATGCAAATGCAACTTTACCTAGGACCACCAAACGTACAGTGGCTGCTGGTTTGCCCTCATCATCAGTTGGGATCAAGACACGACACTCAAACACTTTGTTGTCTGCCAACGTGATGGCGGACAGTTTTAGGTTGGCCCTTCCATTACGAGTGTCTACGTCCAGAGACACTCGGCCTTCGTACATTGACTTGATGTCTGTCTGTTTAGTATTAGAGTAGTAGCTGAGGATCAGGGTCTGTGGGACAACAACAGCATAACAGGAAAATTGAAAGAGGAACAAAACAGTGGATGATGATAGTGAGACGGACGGATAGAGGCTGACCTGCTTAGCGTCAGCAGTAGGAGCCTCAGCTGACCATGTGATAATGACTAGTGGGGGGGTAGCAAGCTTGGATTTAAAGCTGCAGGGCAGTGTGATGTTGTCCCCTCTGGCAAACTCATATTCCTTCTGTGGGATGGCGACCTCGAGGGCTCCAACGCTGGACAACACTGTCACGGGTTTAAAaagtaataatgaataaatggaTTACAGTCATATGCAAGCAAGTGTCTattatataaaaacactgaACTGCAATCTGCATGAGGAGGTTATTATGTTACGTGCACCTTTGCCCAAATTACTGGGAAAATGACTTTCACACAATACCTCATCGCCCCACCCCCtcgcccacacacaaacacacacacacacgcacacaaacacacacacagagcaaaaaCTGGTTGAAGCTGCTCCAGGTGATTTATTTCGGGTATTTCACAGACATTTGCTCCGGATGTAGCGGCATCCATATCTTACTAAGTGAAACCCAACATTGGCAGGAAGACTCTATTTtacattaatattatttattcaaatcGGTTTTTCAATTGTTTCCATGTCATGAGAACCACTgaccactaaccctaaccctaacccggcaTTTGCGGGTACATGGGGCAAATAAGCCACACCTTGTTTTATTGTGCATCTTTTAATTTATTAGCCCACATAACCAAATTGTTTGCCACCGTCATCCGGCCCACATATTACACAGAATGATGGCACTTGGGCGTTGCACTCCTGTTTGCAAGATCTAGGTCACAAGTAAGCCATAGCAACAACCACACGCTAAACAAAGTTAGCATGTGGTTGTTGCTATGGCCCAACTTTGTTTTGTGCTATCTGGGCCAAAGTCACGAATTACCACACGGGCCACTTGTGGTTCACATTTAGATCCCATCTTGCTGAGGTGTTTGTCCAACAACTTTCATTGTAATGTCGGCCCTGTGTTAACTTGCATAATAAACATCTGAACAAAATGTCTGTCGATTAAACACGAAAAACAAGACATCTGAGTAAACTTACAATTAGCTTGCTATGGCCATTTAATCGACTAAATTATCTACTTAACCATCAAGAAAGTAATCTATCAACCTATTTCCTTGATGCAACCACACAGACTCATATCCGTTATTAGAAACCAAAAAGTTGTCTGTTTATGAGGTTAGAGCTATCAATATAAAGATGTAATGGAAAATTCCACTGATCAATGTCTTACTACCGTTAAGAATGTCTAACTACTGttttgtacggtggccctgagagctcaacgaacagcaacttaagaaaacacatgcaagttaagaaaacacaggcaagttgacaaaacataagcaaagtaagaaaacatcttcatcaagttcacaacacaacacattacagaaacgcgcagcaaatagacataCGCGCTGCAGATAGAAAAACACGCTGCAAATagtgaaacgcgctgcaaatagagaagaaacgacaatggaagtgtttccagaggacagctaaaagtaatggacactgctgccacagtggACACAAAAAGTGCagtacaccatacaaattcggttccacacaggggtcggccacccTTGAGCCGAACGCAGCTCTTCCGCCCCTCCGCAGTGGCTGTatagtacagtacagtgttgtgcatatttttcgcgaacgctgaacttaacgaatcagttttcatattattaacctgaacgtaacgatgaacatgagtgaacgtcatgttcactttttaaatcatcatcgtatcaggccactatgaaataccaggagcgggcgagtgtgtgctaacaagcaagcccctgtttttgaggcaatgtattgtccatagtgtgcaggggtggGAAACTATCAAAAGAGACACTTTGCCCCCTCTTCTGAGCGAGTGGGCAGGGTCGCTAcacccacaccaacacacacacacagaggggctgaggagccgcattcggctcaagagccgcgggtggccgacccctgtgtggaaccgaattgtttggtgtattggacgtttttgtgtctgctgtggcagcagtgtccatcacttttagctgtcctctggaaacacttccgttgtcgtttcttctctatttgcagcgcgtttcactTTTTttagcgcgtttgtctatttgcagcgcgtgtgtctatttgctgcgcattctgtaatgtgttgtgttgtgttgtgaacttgatgaaaatgttttcttactttgcttgtgttttgtcatcttgcatgtgttttcttaagttgcatgtgttttcttaagttgctgttcctTGAGCTCTCAGGGCAACCGTAgttttgactgttttctgtgCACTTAGCTGATACAACATCaatgtcttcctcctcctgtattttttttcctcaaggCTCAACAGCAACAGTAAAGGAAAATTTCACAAAACTCTCCCGTGCACGGTTAAATTTgacaaacatcccataaggtTTGAACATGATTTTCTGTGTTCACATTTCTGAATCtctgttttttgccttttaccGATGATTCTCTGAATGTGTCCAATATTGTTCGGTTGTAGACTTAtccaaatatgttttaaatattttatgttttctttggaCAACGGGGAAGAACACAACTTTGTTGCTGAACTTCAAGTCCAGTGTTCACTACGACCGGACCTTTCTCACGAACCTTTTTCCAACTCTGACTTGACTCTGTATGTAGATGGGTCCACATCACGTGACCTTGTCTCTGATACTAACTGTGttggtttttctgtttgatcAAATAACGATGTTCTCCTCTCGAGTTATCTTCCTCATCACCTCTCAGCCCAGACACCACGGAAGGATGCAACTTGCTACTGGTAAACATATACCActtcctctgtctcaaacaacAGCCTACCACACTCAAATctgacatgtctgtgtgtttttcgaCTACAAAAAGTACTTTTGAATGTATCAGCATCTGTGGAGGAAACTGCACTGAGCAACCTGTGGTCAAAAACCAGTCAGAAGTTAAACCTGCTAATCCTCAAAAGTTTTGGTTTAAATGTTGAATCGGCCCCAACAGTCTGTAatggggtcaattcttaataaagTTGAATAGCTTTAGCTGTGTTATTTTCCCAGTTATGCTGATGTtctaatttacctgacaggacggcgaTGCTTATAGGATGCAGGGAGACGGCAAAGGTATCAGCGTCACCATAAATGCACGCTGTAATCTCCTCTTATCAGCGTGTACCCACAAACTAATGGGAATAACACTTTACTTGTCGTCAAGACAATAAGGCCAGCTTGGGTCACTGCTTTATTTTACCGAATTGAAGGGCAGCCTTCAGGCAGAATATTggtcactgttttttcccacatttagatttcatttagattatttgacCTTGTTTAGATTTAGAGTCTTTCTGATTAATTG is part of the Pleuronectes platessa chromosome 1, fPlePla1.1, whole genome shotgun sequence genome and harbors:
- the LOC128440050 gene encoding cell surface A33 antigen isoform X1; this translates as MERNRAEEEEEEEEEEEEEEEEEEESEHQEETSVKFSRRMSEMLLTLKWWNFIACVSVLSSVGALEVAIPQKEYEFARGDNITLPCSFKSKLATPPLVIITWSAEAPTADAKQTLILSYYSNTKQTDIKSMYEGRVSLDVDTRNGRANLKLSAITLADNKVFECRVLIPTDDEGKPAATVRLVVLVAPSTPICKLQGKAEYGQNINLTCLSAEGSPAPTYKWESTDVRSMPRAAPHPRTTDKGGILSMYDITKDTSGYFTCTSSNKIHSAKCNITLAVMPPSVTFGSTAIIAIAVSVVALIALIVIVYCCCRKDNDEHAAAMMTTVTMRRTMIDHPCQIINH
- the LOC128440050 gene encoding cell surface A33 antigen isoform X2 gives rise to the protein MCQFVGMERNRAEEEEEEESEHQEETSVKFSRRMSEMLLTLKWWNFIACVSVLSSVGALEVAIPQKEYEFARGDNITLPCSFKSKLATPPLVIITWSAEAPTADAKQTLILSYYSNTKQTDIKSMYEGRVSLDVDTRNGRANLKLSAITLADNKVFECRVLIPTDDEGKPAATVRLVVLVAPSTPICKLQGKAEYGQNINLTCLSAEGSPAPTYKWESTDVRSMPRAAPHPRTTDKGGILSMYDITKDTSGYFTCTSSNKIHSAKCNITLAVMPPSVTFGSTAIIAIAVSVVALIALIVIVYCCCRKDNDEHAAAMMTTVTMRRTMIDHPCQIINH